A genomic region of Elaeis guineensis isolate ETL-2024a chromosome 9, EG11, whole genome shotgun sequence contains the following coding sequences:
- the LOC105051383 gene encoding uncharacterized protein has protein sequence MAAAAAQPFKGNLKKALAGLRRINLEGLRWRVFDAKGQVLGRLASQIATVVQGKDKPTYAPNRDDGDMCVVLNANDVCVTGRKMTDKFYHWHTGYVGHLKERSLKDQMAKDPTEVIRKAVLRMLPRNKLRDDRDRKLRIFPGSEHPFGDRPLEPYVMPPRKVREMRPRARRALIRAQKKTEQKNTNTKTEKEDKGQIST, from the exons ATGGCCGCTGCTGCAGCTCAACCCTTTAAAGGAAATTTGAAG AAAGCACTTGCTGGCCTGAGAAGAATCAATTTAGAGGGCCTGCGTTGGCGGGTATTTGATGCGAAAGGCCAG GTACTTGGGAGACTTGCATCACAAATAGCAACTGTGGTCCAAGGAAAGGATAAACCAACATATGCACCAAACCGTGATGATGGAGATATGTGTGTTGTGCTTAATGCAAATGATGTCTGCGTCACAGGGAGAAAAATGACTGATAAATTTTATCACTGGCATACTGG GTATGTTGGCCACTTGAAGGAAAGAAGTTTGAAGGACCAGATGGCAAAGGATCCAACTGAAGTAATTCGCAAAGCTGTCTTACGCATGCTTCCTCGAAATAAATTGCGTGAT GACCGAGATCGCAAACTAAGGATATTTCCAGGTAGTGAGCATCCCTTTGGGGATCGTCCTCTGGAGCCATATGTGATGCCCCCTCGGAAGGTACGTGAGATGCGACCCCGTGCAAGGCGTGCACTTATACGAGCTCAGAAGAAGACGGAGCAGAAAAACACAAACACCAAGACAGAAAAGGAAGACAAAGGCCAGATCAGCACATGA
- the LOC140851637 gene encoding 4-coumarate--CoA ligase-like 7, which yields MAENGVNPPSAFPPSVDPRSGFDGVTKTFRSLRPAFTLPSPTVPLSVASYAFSLLPCPLPSHTAIIDAATGAAVSFPDLLSQSRSLAASLRAHLGLSNGHVAFILSPNSLEIPALYLALLSLGAVPAPANPASTPAEIASLVRLSNPTVAFAVSSTAAALPRHLPTFLLDSPEFHSFLTSTATSTATRAAEVRQSDVAAILFSSGTTGQVKAVKLTHRSFIALAAAVYAMRREGRPKAMLLAAPMFHMMGFVLALKGVVLLTTTVLMGGNRAGATEMLRAAAQYKVTEITAAPPVVVAMGRPEVVAGLDLSALERVVCGGAPLHPASAERFMARFPRVKLSQGYGLTEGGGVSLSIGPDECSNVRSAGRLHYNVEAKIVDTVTGEALSVGQEGELWIRGPAVMKGYVGDDEANASTFDSDGWLKTGDLCYFDHDSFLYIVDRLKELIKYKAYQVAPAELELLLQSLPEIMEAAVVPYPHEEAGQIPMAFVVRQPGSNLSEAEIIDFVAKKVAPYKKIRKVAFVDSIPKSATGKILRRELSKQALSSSISRL from the exons ATGGCGGAGAATGGCGTCAATCCTCCGTCGGCATTTCCTCCGTCCGTCGACCCGAGGAGCGGCTTTGACGGCGTCACCAAGACCTTCCGCAGCCTCCGCCCCGCCTTCACCCTGCCGTCACCCACCGTGCCGCTCTCCGTCGCTTCCTACGCCTTCTCCCTCCTCCCCTGCCCCCTCCCCTCCCACACTGCCATCATCGACGCCGCCACCGGCGCCGCCGTCTCCTTCCCCGACCTCCTCTCACAGTCCCGCTCCCTCGCCGCCTCCCTCCGCGCCCACCTCGGCCTCTCTAACGGACACGTGGCGTTCATCCTGTCCCCCAACAGCCTCGAGATCCCCGCCCTCTACCTTGCGCTCCTCTCCCTCGGCGCCGTCCCCGCCCCCGCCAATCCCGCCTCCACCCCCGCCGAGATCGCCAGCCTCGTCCGCCTCTCCAACCCCACCGTCGCCTTCGCCGTCTCCTCCACCGCCGCCGCCCTCCCCCGCCACCTCCCCACCTTCCTCCTCGACTCCCCGGAATTCCACTCCTTCCTCACCTCCACCGCCACCTCCACCGCCACTCGGGCGGCGGAGGTGCGCCAGTCCGACGTGGCGGCGATCCTGTTCTCCTCAGGAACAACGGGCCAGGTGAAGGCGGTGAAACTGACGCACCGGAGCTTCATCGCGTTGGCGGCCGCGGTTTATGCGATGCGACGGGAGGGACGGCCGAAGGCGATGCTGCTGGCGGCGCCGATGTTCCACATGATGGGGTTCGTTTTAGCTCTGAAGGGGGTGGTGCTGCTGACGACGACAGTACTGATGGGCGGAAACCGGGCGGGCGCAACGGAGATGCTCCGGGCGGCGGCGCAGTACAAGGTGACGGAGATAACGGCGGCACCACCGGTGGTGGTGGCGATGGGGCGGCCAGAGGTGGTGGCGGGGCTTGACTTGTCGGCGCTGGAGCGCGTGGTCTGCGGCGGCGCTCCGCTCCACCCGGCGTCGGCGGAGCGGTTCATGGCGAGGTTCCCTCGCGTGAAGCTCTCCCAG GGATATGGTTTAACTGAGGGAGGAGGAGTTTCATTATCGATCGGTCCTGATGAATGCAGTAATGTGAGGTCTGCTGGACGTCTCCATTATAATGTCGAAGCCAAAATTGTAGATACTGTCACTGGTGAGGCTTTATCAGTTGGCCAAGAAGGTGAATTATGGATTCGAGGTCCTGCCGTTATGAAAG GTTATGTTGGTGACGATGAAGCCAATGCTTCGACCTTTGATTCTGATGGTTGGCTGAAGACAGGTGATCTGTGTTACTTTGATCATGACAGTTTTCTTTACATTGTGGATAGGTTGAAGGAGTTGATTAAATATAAGGCTTACCAG GTTGCACCTGCTGAATTGGAGCTTTTGTTACAGTCCTTACCAGAAATCATGGAGGCTGCTGTAGTTCC GTACCCACATGAAGAAGCAGGGCAAATACCAATGGCATTTGTGGTGAGACAACCAGGAAGCAACCTCAGTGAAGCAGAAATTATTGATTTTGTTGCAAAGAAG GTTGCACCATATAAAAAGATACGTAAAGTTGCATTTGTTGACTCAATACCAAAATCAGCAACTGGGAAGATCTTGAGGAGGGAATTGAGCAAACAAGCACTTTCTAGCTCCATATCTAGATTATGA